The following are from one region of the Chthoniobacterales bacterium genome:
- a CDS encoding DUF393 domain-containing protein, whose product MSAPTPESSPVPVLYWDADCNFCRQWVARWKQTTGDRVDYRTLQTAPEDVRRAAGGESFERVVLRNSDGSIVTGARAALTALSTKSRCARLLLGCTRRLAVVSAAFESCYAWIAAHRVFCGKVTRWIWGADTLSPSYEVSGWLFPRLVGAVFLAAFLSLWTQIDGLAGSRGILPVAGYLEAVEAHFTATGAPHAAWWQMPSLLWFGASDGMLQLWLAVGTAASVLLALGIFAAPAALAAWVCYLAFVAAVPVFLGFQWDALLLETGLLVALYAPWQARLRFGESAPSRIGRLLVWWLLFRLMFESGLVKLHGFDASGRNACLDGTALQFHYFTQPIPAWTSWWMAQAPAWFHKLCLLGVFAIELVLPFLIIGPRRVRMVAFWGFSLLMAAIMLTGNYGFFNLLTLTLCITLVDDACWPSWIRAKLATEKPRVRTSLPGRLIRPLAAAIIVFASTLLLLSVLRVPVPRWAWNAVEPLLPLRSTNSYGLFSVMTTERPEITIETSADGEHWSTLQFRRKISPESNAMPFFAPHMPRLDWQMWFAALEMRSTRQLPAWFVPFLGRLQEGSPGMWGLLDMKNAPTERPEYVRIRLDLLTFATPDEKESSGRVWNSQALGDYTIEGRLSR is encoded by the coding sequence ATGTCCGCGCCGACCCCCGAATCTTCCCCGGTGCCCGTGCTGTATTGGGACGCCGATTGCAATTTCTGCCGCCAGTGGGTCGCCCGCTGGAAGCAGACAACAGGCGACCGCGTGGACTACAGGACTTTGCAAACCGCGCCGGAAGATGTCCGCCGCGCGGCGGGCGGCGAATCTTTCGAGCGGGTCGTTTTGCGGAATTCGGACGGCTCGATTGTCACCGGCGCCCGCGCTGCGCTCACAGCCCTGTCAACGAAGAGCCGCTGCGCCCGTCTCCTGCTGGGCTGCACGCGACGCCTCGCCGTAGTGTCCGCCGCATTTGAAAGCTGCTACGCGTGGATTGCCGCGCATCGCGTCTTTTGCGGCAAGGTGACACGGTGGATCTGGGGCGCGGATACGTTGTCACCGAGCTACGAGGTCTCGGGGTGGCTGTTTCCGCGTCTGGTCGGGGCGGTTTTTCTCGCGGCTTTCCTCAGCCTGTGGACGCAGATCGACGGGTTGGCCGGATCACGCGGCATTCTTCCGGTCGCCGGTTATCTGGAGGCGGTCGAAGCCCACTTCACCGCAACAGGCGCGCCGCACGCCGCGTGGTGGCAGATGCCCTCACTGCTTTGGTTCGGCGCGAGCGACGGCATGCTCCAGCTCTGGCTGGCTGTCGGAACGGCCGCCTCGGTTTTACTCGCGCTTGGAATTTTTGCCGCACCGGCGGCATTGGCAGCGTGGGTTTGCTACCTCGCATTCGTTGCCGCGGTTCCGGTGTTTCTCGGCTTCCAATGGGATGCCCTGCTGCTGGAGACCGGGCTGCTGGTCGCGCTCTACGCACCGTGGCAAGCGCGCTTGCGGTTCGGCGAATCGGCCCCCTCTCGCATCGGTCGCCTGCTCGTGTGGTGGCTTCTTTTCCGCCTGATGTTCGAGTCCGGGCTGGTCAAACTTCACGGTTTCGATGCCTCCGGCCGGAACGCTTGTCTCGACGGGACGGCGCTGCAATTCCACTACTTCACCCAACCCATCCCGGCGTGGACGTCGTGGTGGATGGCACAAGCACCCGCATGGTTCCACAAACTTTGCCTGCTGGGCGTCTTCGCCATCGAGCTCGTGCTCCCGTTTCTCATCATCGGTCCGAGGCGGGTCCGAATGGTTGCCTTTTGGGGATTTTCGCTGCTGATGGCCGCCATCATGCTCACGGGCAACTACGGGTTCTTCAATCTTCTCACGCTGACGCTGTGCATCACGCTGGTCGATGACGCATGCTGGCCTTCGTGGATCCGCGCCAAACTCGCCACCGAAAAACCGCGCGTCCGCACAAGTTTGCCCGGCCGGCTGATCCGTCCGCTGGCCGCCGCCATCATTGTATTCGCGAGCACCCTGCTGCTTCTTTCGGTCCTCCGCGTGCCGGTGCCCCGCTGGGCTTGGAACGCGGTGGAGCCTCTCCTGCCCCTGAGGAGCACGAACTCCTACGGCCTTTTCAGCGTGATGACCACGGAGCGCCCGGAGATCACGATCGAAACCAGCGCGGACGGAGAACATTGGAGCACACTTCAGTTCCGCCGGAAAATTTCGCCCGAGAGCAACGCCATGCCGTTTTTTGCGCCGCACATGCCGCGCCTCGACTGGCAAATGTGGTTCGCCGCGCTTGAGATGCGCTCGACGCGCCAACTACCTGCATGGTTCGTGCCTTTCCTCGGGCGCCTTCAGGAGGGCTCGCCCGGCATGTGGGGACTTCTCGACATGAAAAATGCACCGACCGAAAGACCGGAATACGTCCGTATCCGGTTGGACTTGCTGACCTTCGCCACACCGGACGAAAAAGAATCGTCGGGACGCGTTTGGAATTCGCAAGCGCTCGGGGACTACACGATCGAGGGACGTCTCTCGCGCTGA
- a CDS encoding NUDIX hydrolase, translated as MGTRSNKPTKRISVMAWIEDAFGGVVLVKQAKGSRRWTLPGGKVKQGEALINALRREVREEIGMQIATAAPLDLLDRPRAGAVTILYRVLLKPGTLKPRPQEIAKIAVRRRLPAGSSATAAYFWRRAQQCFEPFALFTHPTTGAKRHPH; from the coding sequence ATGGGCACGAGATCAAACAAACCGACCAAACGCATCTCGGTCATGGCATGGATCGAGGACGCGTTCGGCGGCGTGGTCCTGGTCAAGCAAGCCAAGGGCTCGAGACGCTGGACCCTGCCCGGGGGGAAAGTCAAACAGGGCGAAGCCTTGATCAATGCGCTGCGCCGCGAAGTCCGCGAGGAAATCGGCATGCAGATTGCAACAGCCGCTCCGCTCGATTTGCTCGACCGTCCGCGCGCCGGGGCCGTGACGATTCTTTACCGCGTCTTGCTGAAGCCCGGGACGCTCAAGCCGAGGCCGCAGGAAATCGCGAAGATCGCCGTCCGTCGCCGACTCCCGGCCGGATCGTCGGCCACGGCGGCGTATTTTTGGCGCAGGGCGCAGCAGTGCTTCGAGCCGTTTGCCCTGTTCACGCACCCGACGACCGGCGCAAAACGACACCCGCACTGA
- the glgX gene encoding glycogen debranching protein GlgX, whose amino-acid sequence MPAEHKHAPTHHHGVFRLRYGHPLPFGASIVPAGINFSVFSSNATGCTLILFEKGAQRPFAEIPFPPEFRMGDVFAMMVFDLDPEKIEYGYRMDGPFNPHAGHRFDPRHILLDPYARAVSGREAFRGPVKERDIFPHRGRIPANNFDWEHDRPLDLPVSELVIYELHVRGFTRHASSGVANPGTFDGLREKIPYLRDLGINCVELMPVFEFNEHENTRQNPDTGEHLHNYWGYSTLAFRAPKAGYAATAAAGGEVNEMKELVKAFHAAGIQVVLDVVFNHTAEGDATGPVISFRGLDNKTYYLLAPNGDYLNFSGCGNTLDCNHPVVRDFVIDCLRYWAAEYHIDGFRFDLASVLGRDSQGHPLPNPPLLESIAHDPVLAHCELIAEAWDAGGLYQVGNFPNYGRWMEWNGKFRDAARRFLRGDDDSVGEMVQRIMGSPDLYQPSGRRPSASVNFITCHDGFTLADLFAYSEKRNRENGEEGLDGGDENLSWNCGAEGPTEDPEIRALRLRCAKNAMTLLLVSQGVPMLYMGDEMGRTQRGNNNPYCHDAEWNWLDWKLAETDTGLRRFVKMLIAFRHSHASLHRDEWFTGTDNIGSGYPDISWHGVNPGQPDWGCHSHSLAFMICGQHDHAIGGSGEFFYAAFNMHSEDLDFDLPSLPARWSWHLMADTARPSPDDIREPAQAPLLGDRNRITLRAKSAVLCIGKEVG is encoded by the coding sequence ATGCCCGCCGAACACAAACACGCCCCGACGCACCACCACGGCGTTTTCCGGCTGCGCTACGGGCACCCGCTGCCGTTCGGCGCGAGCATCGTGCCCGCCGGCATCAACTTCTCCGTCTTTTCCTCCAATGCCACGGGATGCACTCTGATTCTTTTTGAAAAAGGAGCCCAGCGTCCGTTTGCCGAGATCCCCTTTCCTCCCGAGTTCCGCATGGGCGATGTGTTCGCCATGATGGTGTTCGATCTCGATCCGGAGAAAATCGAATACGGCTACCGCATGGACGGGCCGTTCAACCCGCACGCCGGGCACCGCTTCGACCCGCGGCACATTTTGCTCGACCCCTACGCGCGGGCGGTGAGCGGACGCGAAGCCTTCCGCGGCCCCGTCAAGGAGCGCGATATTTTCCCCCACCGCGGGCGCATCCCCGCCAACAACTTCGACTGGGAACACGACCGTCCGCTCGATCTCCCGGTTTCGGAACTGGTCATCTACGAACTCCACGTGCGCGGCTTCACCCGCCATGCATCCTCGGGCGTGGCCAACCCCGGGACCTTCGACGGACTGCGCGAGAAAATCCCCTACCTTCGCGACCTCGGCATCAACTGTGTGGAGTTGATGCCGGTGTTCGAATTCAACGAACACGAAAACACACGGCAAAACCCCGACACCGGCGAGCATCTCCACAATTACTGGGGATACAGCACGCTCGCGTTCCGCGCCCCGAAAGCCGGCTACGCCGCCACTGCGGCGGCGGGCGGGGAAGTCAACGAGATGAAGGAACTGGTCAAGGCATTCCACGCCGCGGGCATCCAAGTGGTTCTTGACGTTGTCTTCAATCACACCGCGGAAGGCGATGCGACCGGCCCTGTCATTTCTTTCCGCGGACTGGACAACAAAACCTATTACCTCCTCGCGCCGAACGGCGATTACCTCAACTTCAGCGGGTGCGGAAACACCCTCGACTGCAACCATCCGGTGGTGAGGGACTTTGTCATCGACTGCCTGCGCTATTGGGCTGCCGAATACCATATCGACGGATTCCGCTTCGATCTGGCGTCCGTGCTCGGACGCGACTCGCAGGGCCATCCCCTGCCCAATCCCCCGCTGCTCGAATCGATCGCGCACGATCCGGTGCTCGCACACTGCGAGTTGATCGCCGAGGCTTGGGATGCCGGCGGACTTTACCAAGTGGGCAACTTCCCGAATTACGGGCGATGGATGGAATGGAACGGGAAGTTCCGCGATGCGGCGCGGCGTTTTCTCCGCGGCGATGACGACTCCGTCGGCGAAATGGTCCAGCGCATCATGGGCTCGCCGGATCTTTACCAGCCCAGCGGGCGCAGGCCTTCCGCATCGGTGAACTTCATCACGTGCCATGACGGATTCACGCTGGCCGACCTCTTCGCCTATTCGGAGAAGCGGAACCGCGAGAACGGTGAAGAAGGTCTCGACGGCGGCGATGAAAACCTCTCATGGAACTGCGGGGCCGAGGGACCCACAGAGGATCCCGAAATCCGGGCCCTGAGATTGCGCTGTGCGAAGAACGCCATGACCCTGCTCCTCGTCAGCCAGGGTGTCCCCATGCTTTACATGGGCGACGAAATGGGACGCACGCAACGCGGCAACAACAACCCCTACTGCCACGATGCGGAGTGGAACTGGCTCGACTGGAAGCTGGCGGAAACCGACACGGGTCTGCGACGTTTTGTCAAAATGCTCATCGCCTTCCGCCACAGCCACGCGAGCCTCCACCGCGACGAATGGTTCACGGGAACGGACAACATCGGCAGCGGCTATCCGGACATTTCATGGCACGGCGTCAATCCCGGCCAACCCGACTGGGGCTGTCACAGCCATTCGCTGGCCTTCATGATTTGCGGGCAGCACGACCACGCGATCGGTGGTTCGGGCGAGTTTTTTTACGCGGCATTCAACATGCACTCGGAAGATCTGGATTTCGACCTTCCCTCCCTGCCTGCACGCTGGAGTTGGCATCTTATGGCAGACACAGCACGCCCGTCGCCGGACGACATCCGCGAACCCGCGCAGGCTCCTTTGCTGGGTGACAGGAACCGGATCACACTCCGCGCGAAAAGCGCCGTGCTTTGTATCGGCAAGGAAGTCGGCTGA